From a single Brassica rapa cultivar Chiifu-401-42 chromosome A01, CAAS_Brap_v3.01, whole genome shotgun sequence genomic region:
- the LOC103871794 gene encoding protein LIFEGUARD 1: protein MEKSDIESGVVIGGKELYPKMTESTELRWAFIRKVYAILTLQLIVTVGVSSVVFFVGEISVFITTTTPGLVVFFVSLLLPLLMLWPLIVFAKKHPVNLIILMLFTLSISFAVGLCCSFSKGKIVLEAAVLTATMVVGLTIYTFWAVRRGHDFSFLAPFFFGSLLIILVFATIQVFHPLGKLSSMIFSCVASVCFCGYIIYDTNQLIKKLNYDEYIHAAISLYLDVINLFLNLVGILVHT from the exons ATGGAGAAATCTGACATAGAGAGTGGTGTAGTGATCGGTGGTAAAGAGCTTTATCCTAAGATGACGGAGAGCACCGAGCTTCGCTGGGCTTTCATAAGGAAGGTTTACGCTATCTTGACTCTTCAGCTGATCGTGACTGTTGGAGTCTCCTCCGTCGTTTTCTTCGTAGGCGAGATATCTGTCTTCATCACGACAACCACACCCGGCCTTGTCGTCTTCTTTGTCTCGCTCCTTCTTCCTCTCCTCA TGCTGTGGCCACTGATTGTTTTTGCGAAGAAGCATCCCGTCAACCTCATAATCTTAATGCTCTtcactctctccatctctttcGCCGTGGGACTTTGCTGCTCTTTTTCAAAAG ggaaGATTGTTCTGGAGGCTGCGGTTCTCACAGCTACAATGGTAGTGGGGTTAACGATATACACTTTCTGGGCAGTAAGGAGAGGCCATGACTTCTCTTTCCTTGCACCGTTCTTCTTCGGATCCCTCCTTATCATCCTCGTCTTCGCTACGATAcag GTATTCCATCCTCTGGGGAAGCTATCGTCGATGATATTCAGCTGTGTAGCTTCAGTCTGTTTCTGCGGTTACATCATCTACGACACGAACCAGCTGATCAAGAAACTCAACTACGACGAGTATATCCATGCTGCTATTTCTCTTTACCTGGACGTCATCAATCTCTTCCTCAATCTCGTTGGTATTCTCGTCCATACTTAG
- the LOC103872147 gene encoding uncharacterized protein LOC103872147: MEVRTSNSPSYGCKSMLAAQDFLREGLRKTIGTGDRTRVWLDPQVPSNPALAANDVGIHRDQNLLVKHLIEQDTKQWRIDVLQSLVDPARNENVFSKTILPPDTVQHATREEEEEWRVAQIIADHVQPQETTIQEHDDNESNSHLPRCQVDASWVKNLDFVGGGCVFEVETGTTTYGSFGIDQVLSPLHAEFNILRFAMKTALQLGYLTMSFESDCLQLVKLINKE, from the exons ATGGAAGTGAGAACATCGAATTCTCCATCTTATGGATGTAAGAGTATGCTTGCAGCACAAGATTTCCTTCGGGAAGGCCTGCGGAAAACCATAGGTACTGGAGATAGAACTCGAGTTTGGCTAGACCCACAGGTACCGTCAAATCCGGCACTGGCAGCCAATGACGTCGGTATCCATCGGGACCAGAATCTCCTTGTTAAACATCTTATTGAACAAGATACAAAACAATGGAGAATTGACGTACTACAGTCCTTGGTTGACCCAG CTAGAAACGAAAATGTTTTTAGCAAGACGATCCTTCCTCCGGATACCGTTCAACATGCGACccgggaagaagaagaagaatggagAGTTGCACAAATCATTGCAGACCATGTACAACCTCAAGAAACCACCATACAGGAACATGACGACAACGAGAGTAATTCACACCTACCAAGATGCCAAGTGGATGCGTCTTGGGTGAAAAACTTAGATTTTGTTGGTGGCGGTTGTGTTTTCGAAGTGGAAACAGGAACTACTACTTATGGTTCCTTTGGGATAGACCAAGTTCTATCTCCCTTGCACGCTGAGTTTAATATCTTGCGGTTTGCAATGAAAACTGCTTTACAGTTGGGATATTTAACTATGTCCTTTGAATCGGACTGTCTTCAGCTTGTTAAGCTGATTAATAAAGAATAA